In the genome of Mercurialis annua linkage group LG8, ddMerAnnu1.2, whole genome shotgun sequence, the window GACTCTTTACTTACTCTGATgatgttttattatttcttctttttgttcCTGTAGAATACGTTCATTGATGAACGTGGTTCATTGGCTGTTACAAGTCCATTTCCGGGGACCCTGGCAAATTTACTCAGGTCAATGAAGAAGGTGCATCACCAATTTTGGCCTGTAGCTTAATTTACTTCTTTTTGTTTCCTGTTCTACCAATATTCAAGTTTTTCAAAGTGTTAAGTTCATGTTATAGTCAGTTATTGCTCTCAATCcattttctaattaaacttCAAGAGCCTAATTTGTCTACTTTATGCACATGCTGCAGTTTCCAGCACGGATTGCATTAACTGGGGATGTCATCCCTCTTAAAGAAGAAAAGGTCAGTCCATTTtctcaaaattttcatattttatgaaACAGCTTTTTGATGTTACATTTCATTATGCTGTTTACTACGATAAGGACGAGAAgggaattaatatatatataatggcatTTCACTAAGTATGTGATTTGATGGTTTGCTTGTTGTCTCCTGAACTTTGGATATCTAGGAAAGGGGACGAGGGAATGAGGACTGGCTGACTATCAGTTTGTATTGTTGACATGCTGCATGTAAAGAACTCTTAAGGACTGCAAACGTTCTCCATCGTCTATGCATGAATGATTGAGTGATGCTTCACTCTTTGAGAGAATGTCCACTATATATACAATGCATTAATCTAGGGAGTTTGTTACAGATAAACATGTCTCTGCAATTATTAATTAGACTTAGATCTATGGTTTACGTGCTCTTGACATGTTTGCCATACCAAATCCTCTATTTTTCCTTGTTAACTGGTAGGACATGTTTAATGACACATTAGATCTGACTTCGTGCAAAATTCGACTTGATAGAGTAGTCGAATACCTTTGTGCATACTAGAAAGATAAACAGGATATGTTTAATGTTAATTTTCTTGTGTGCGGTTCTTGTTAGACTCAATTAGCGACAGAAAGTGTCAGAGAAGTGATATTGTCTGAGCAAAGAATGATGAAAGAGTTCAGCTATACAGTTTCCGGTGTATTAAGTTCTTCTAATCTTATAACTACTTCAAGAAGCGAAAATCTCAAGGAGATAATGGATGGAGATCAAAGATACTGTGTTTACAGGTTCAATGTAAGGTATTAGACTTAACACTGTATCTTCTTGTACAGTTCCAGTTCCAGTACATTATCATTGAAATCTGActttttccattttgagctGGCATTCTAAACATCGCTGTGTGTCTAATTTCAAATTGGGAAGGTAAGTAAAGCATATTATGAACATAAAATGAGGTGTATttctgtttgtttttgtttcattctttttctagaaaattttgatttatattttcattGACCGACAACCAGCAGCTACTGTATGAAAAataaggaattttttttttaaaagaaggcCACTCTTTTTACGCATTATGTTTACATTCATGCCGGGATAACACTTAGAACTGTGATCTAGTCTTGAAGAATGAACTATTGTTAAATGAACTGTGGAAGCATTCTACTCAATGAAGTAAAATTTTCACAATAGGTCTTTTCATGCACCATTACCTAATGCTAAATTCTCTTTTACCAGCTTAACTTCTGATGGTCAGGGTAGTAGATCAGATCTTCAGATATTTCTTTTAGTATTACAAGAAAGCTAATTCGTAGATCAATGTATACTGCAGTTCATGGATGTTTATTGATGGCCAAGGTCAAAGCCAAGAAGTGGATATGGAAGATATGGAGATAGCTAAAGCGGATCCTTTAGGTAAGATTCATCACAAAAAATGGTCTATTGATcagtatatttttatattgcGTGTTATATCATTTAATAAGTATGATTTTTTTGAGTATTTGGACGATTAAATGGCATTCTAAAGTTGTTTCATCTTTTGCGCAGCACTTTTCTCTGCCAAGCTAATCGATGGCATTAATCAGAGTGAAGCAAGGCGTAGAGCCCTGATTCTTTTTTGTCTTGTATACATGAATGCTAATACAAGAGTAAGATCCATCTACATCAAACTTTTATACACAGAGCTAATCATCAATAGTATAAAAGTAATAGTTATTTACTCTTTTACTCTAACATTACTATTCATGGTGCATCAAGTTATCGACGGTTAggtaaatttgaaaataatctaTGGAGTGTGTCATGGAACCAGGGCCTTGAAAAtgaaacttcttcttcttactgGATCTAAAAAGTTCAGCGAAATGTTTTTTAGATGCTCCTTGTAAAGTATATCTTACATATTCTGTGTAATTATCTTATGCCTTTTGTTATAAGCTGCCATTGATCATATCACACAGCCACTGAACTATTGGCTATTCTTATGTTCAGGATGCATGCCTTTTGTCTGTTGATAGCAAGGGATTTGATGTGTTGGGGAAGGTCCCTAGTTCAGTCACCACCGATGAATACCAGTGGAAGGAATTCAGGTTTACATTAAAGGAAGAAGCACGCGATGTTGAAACTTTTTGTCGTCAACTCGTAGAAATGGAGGAAGAAGCTGTTAAAAAGGTTACAAGCAACAGTGGTTTAGCATGAAATGGCAGGGAATGCAAGGCTGTTGTGTTGGTTTCAAAATGCAGCAATGTAACATGAAAGCATATAATTCCGGAGGAAGGAATTTGTTTACAATCAAAACTAGCAATGTCTGCCGGAATTTATTAGCAATTCTTTTCAATGTTTTCAAATCAAAGAATCATCAAGCAAAAGAAAGTTGCAAGTtttatcaaatgaaaaaaaaaaattagatgtaATCATTTTATGTAATCAAAAGGAGTATGCTTCTGAGTTTTTGATAACCGTTTGTCTTGTAGTCGTAGCAAGATTGATATTAAAGTCGATGGCAATTTAGTATGAACCTCAAAAATGCCCGCAAGGTTCCATATATACCTgaaaaatatacattttaaGTTTGGAGATTGAAATTAGATAGCTTAGTATATTCTGTAGGAATTAATCCGAATAAATGGGAATCGATTCGAACACAAAAATGGCCGAGAAGCAAAAAGGGGATGTCAGAATCCATTTATGTTGATTACACTGCAGGTTCTGTAGAACCATTCGAAAGCTTTGAAAGCTGATGACTCAACAACTAGACTGTAACAAGTTAAAAACACAACAGTTTTCCACAACTAAAAGAAATTGAATTGTGCCGATACTGAACTGTATATTACCCCTGTAAGGATAAAAATGGAGCAAAAAACCTGGAAAAACATTTCCATAATTACTATTCTGAAAATTGTTTAAATAGAACCTAGGGAAAATTAAAACTCAAAACAGATACAAAGTCGTTAAAACAAGACTAGAAAAAGTTCATTGCCAACAATGGCAAAAAAATAGGCAACCATTAAACAGACACCTTAGTCGACTTCCTCAATCTTGGGGCCTGCACCGCCACTTGCTGGAGGAGCATCATCATCCATGCCACCTCCCATGTCAGGACCGCCAGCACCTTGGTACATCTTGGCAATTATTGGGTTGCAAATACCCTCAAGTTCCTTCATTTTGTCCTCAAATTCGTCAGCCTCTGCTAGCTGGTTCCCGTCTAGCCATTCAATGGCTCCGTCGATAGCATCCTCAATCTTCTTCTTGTCGGCAGCATCAAGCTTAGAACTGATCTTCTCGTCCTTGATGGTATTCCTCATGTTGTAAGAGTAGTTCTCAAGAGCATTCTTGGCTTCAACCTTCTTCTTGTGCTCCTCATCTTCAGACTTGTACTTCTCAGCCTCTTGTACCATCTTTTCGATGTCTTCCTTGGACAATCTACCCTTATCGTTGGTGATTGTGATCTTGTTTTTCTGTCCGGTGGTCTTGTCTTCTGCTGAGACGTTCAGGATACCATTTGCATCAATGTCGAAGCACACGGTAATCTGAGGAACACCCCTCGGAGCTGGAGGAATGCCAGATAGCTCAAATTTGCCAAGCAAGTTGTTATCCCTAGTCCTTGTTCTCTCACCCTCAAAAACTTGGATGAGAACACCAGGCTGGTTATCGGAATAG includes:
- the LOC126661137 gene encoding uncharacterized protein LOC126661137; its protein translation is MKTKKATVLTLAQRCKNILASNWQAQLNTIKADAKGSKQDIYTSKVKYILKKGRPYIWVPEKDLHNVNTFIDERGSLAVTSPFPGTLANLLRSMKKFPARIALTGDVIPLKEEKTQLATESVREVILSEQRMMKEFSYTVSGVLSSSNLITTSRSENLKEIMDGDQRYCVYRFNVSSWMFIDGQGQSQEVDMEDMEIAKADPLALFSAKLIDGINQSEARRRALILFCLVYMNANTRDACLLSVDSKGFDVLGKVPSSVTTDEYQWKEFRFTLKEEARDVETFCRQLVEMEEEAVKKVTSNSGLA